One stretch of Microcebus murinus isolate Inina chromosome 12, M.murinus_Inina_mat1.0, whole genome shotgun sequence DNA includes these proteins:
- the OR1K1 gene encoding olfactory receptor 1K1: MDAANESSEGAPFVLLGLTTRPGQRWPLFVLFLVLYVAGILGNGLIVAAIQASPALHAPMYFLLAHLSFADLCFTSVTVPKMLANLLSHDRSISLAGCLTQMYFFFALGVTDSCLLAAMAYDRYVAIRYPLHYAIRMSRAVCMALVGTAWLVSHVHSLLHILLMARLSFCASHQVPHFFCDHQPLLRLSCSDTRHIQLLIFTEGAAVVVTPFLLILTSYGAIAAAVLRLPSASGRLRAVSTCASHLAVVGLFYGTVIAVYFQPTSRYKAEQGSVATVMYTVVTPMLNPIIYSLRNRDVQGALRALFTGRRVSARDS; the protein is encoded by the coding sequence ATGGATGCTGCCAACGAGTCTTCAGAGGGAGCCCCATTCGTCCTACTGGGACTGACAACAAGACCTGGGCAGCGGTGGCCTCTGTTTGTGCTGTTCTTGGTCTTGTATGTGGCAGGCATCCTGGGCAATGGACTCATTGTGGCTGCCATCCAGGCCAGTCCAGCCCTTCATGCACCCATGTACTTCCTGCTGGCTCATTTGTCCTTTGCTGATCTCTGCTTTACCTCTGTCACTGTGCCCAAGATGTTGGCCAACTTGCTGTCCCACGACCGCTCCATCTCCCTGGCTGGCTGCCTGACCCAAATGTACTTCTTCTTTGCCCTAGGGGTAACTGATAGCTGTCTCCTGGCCgccatggcctatgaccgctatgtggccatccgGTACCCCCTCCACTATGCCATAAGGATGTCCAGGGCCGTGTGCATGGCCCTGGTGGGGACAGCATGGCTCGTGTCCCATGTCCACTCCCTCCTGCATATTCTGCTCATGGCCCGCCTATCATTCTGTGCCTCCCACCAAGTGCCCCACTTTTTCTGTGACCACCAGCCTCTCTTAAGGCTTTCATGTTCTGACACCCGCCACATCCAGCTGCTCATCTTCACCGAGGGTGCTGCGGTGGTGGTCACTCCCTTCCTGCTCATCCTTACCTCCTATGGGGCCATCGCAGCTGCTGTGCTCCGCCTGCCCTCAGCCTCTGGGAGGCTCCGGGCTGTGtccacctgtgcctcccacctGGCTGTGGTGGGCCTCTTCTATGGGACAGTCATCGCAGTCTACTTCCAGCCCACATCCCGATACAAGGCAGAGCAGGGCTCTGTGGCCACTGTCATGTACACTGTAGTCACGCCCATGCTGAACCCCATCATCTACAGCCTCCGGAATCGCGATGTGCAGGGGGCACTCCGAGCCCTTTTCACTGGGCGGAGGGTCTCAGCTCGTGACTCCTGA
- the PDCL gene encoding phosducin-like protein, translated as MTTLDDKLLGEKLQYYYSSSEDEDSDHEDKDRGRGAPASSSMHAEAELAGEGISVNTGPKGVINDWRRFKQLETEQREEQCREMERLIKKLSMTCRSHLDEEEEQQKQKDLQEKISGKMTLKEFAMMNEDQDDEEFLQQYRKQRMEEMRQQLHKGPQFKQVFEIPSGEGFLDMIDKEQKSTLIMVHIYEDGIPGTEAMNGCMICLAAEYPAVKFCRVKSSVIGASSRFTRNALPALLIYKGGELIGNFVRVTDQLGEDFFAVDLEAFLQEFGLLPEKEVLVLTSVRNSATCHSEDSDLEID; from the exons ATGACTACCCTGGATGATAAGTTGCTTGGGGAGAAACTGCAGTACTACTACAGCAGCAGTGAGGATGAGGACAGTGACCACGAGGACAAAGACCGAGGCAGGGGTGCTCCAGCCAGCAGTTCCATGCATGCAGAGGCTGAGCTGGCAGGCGAAGGCATCTCAGTTAACACAG GTCCAAAAGGTGTGATCAATGACTGGCGCCGCTTCAAGCAGTTGGAGACAGAGCAAAGGGAGGAGCAGTGCCGGGAGATGGAAAGGCTGATCAAGAAGCTGTCAATGACCTGCAGGTCCCATCTGGATGAAGAGGAGGAGCAACAGAAACAGAAGGACCTCCAGGAGAAGATCAGTGGGAAG ATGACTCTGAAGGAGTTTGCCATGATGAATGAGGACCAAGATGACGAAGAGTTTCTGCAGCAGTACCGGAAGCAGAGAATGGAAGAAATGCGGCAGCAGCTTCACAAGGGGCCCCAATTTAAGCAGGTTTTTGAGATTCCCAGTGGAGAAGGGTTTTTAGACATGATTgataaagaacagaaaagcaCTCTCATCATGGTCCATATTTATGAGGACGGCATTCCAGGGACTGAAGCCATGAACGGTTGCATGATCTGCCTTGCTGCGGAGTACCCGGCTGTCAAATTCTGCCGAGTGAAGAGCTCAGTTATTGGGGCCAGCAGTCGGTTCACCAGGAATGCCCTTCCTGCCCTGCTGATCTATAAGGGGGGTGAATTGATTGGCAATTTTGTTCGTGTCACTGATCAGCTAGGGGAGGATTTCTTTGCTGTGGACCTCGAAGCTTTTCTCCAGGAATTTGGATTACTCCCAGAAAAAGAAGTCTTGGTGCTGACATCTGTGCGTAACTCTGCCACCTGTCACAGTGAGGATAGCGATCTGGAAATAGATTGA